One region of Seriola aureovittata isolate HTS-2021-v1 ecotype China chromosome 15, ASM2101889v1, whole genome shotgun sequence genomic DNA includes:
- the vamp2 gene encoding vesicle-associated membrane protein 2, which produces MSAPAAGAPAPEGGSQAPPNLTSNRRLQQTQAQVDEVVDIMRVNVDKVLERDQKLSELDDRADALQAGASQFETSAAKLKNKYWWKNAKMMIILGVICVIVLIVIIVYFST; this is translated from the exons AT GTCTGCCCCAGCCGCTGGAGCCCCTGCACCAGAGGGAGGGAGTCAGGCCCCTCCCAACCTCACCAGCAACCGCCGTCTGCAGCAGACACAGGCACAAGTGGATGAG GTGGTGGATATCATGCGTGTAAACGTGGATAAGGTTCTGGAGCGTGATCAGAAGCTGTCAGAACTGGACGATAGGGCCGACGCCCTGCAGGCTGGAGCCTCTCAGTTTGAGACCAGCGCTGCAAAACTGAAGAATAAATACTGGTGGAAGAACGCCAAG ATGATGATTATCCTGGGTGTGATATGCGTGATTGTCCTCATCGTCATTATTG TGTACTTCAGCACCTAA